Genomic segment of Arachis hypogaea cultivar Tifrunner chromosome 16, arahy.Tifrunner.gnm2.J5K5, whole genome shotgun sequence:
GTATTGAGTAGAGtgacaaataaatttctaaaaatttatattttggatagattattttaaaaaaaatattaataaaattttttaaaataatagatataaatatattatttttaaattaatctctataattagaataaaaatcttaatttaaactaattttattactaactttttgaaaaaaaattaaacggtCCGAAATATAAATCTTCGAAATTTATTCGTTGTTTTACTCTTGTATTATACGAAGAGTTTGAAGAAGCAAAATGCCAAAATAGTAAGTGAAACTTTCAACATTAACGGCTTTTATCCCAAGGGACTACTTTGTTAGATTTAAGTGTGAAACACGTTTGGATACATGTTCTCTCCTGATTTGAAGAAGGGAAACGAAGATTTTAACGTTCATTACATTGTAATATAAAAGTCAAAGGCCGCGCTACATTAGAAGAAAAGTCCTTTCCATGTGTCTAGAAAGAGCAGCCAAAAATTAAAGCCGGGAATTATGCTCTGCTTGGATCCTTCTTTCAACTCACAATCATGGCAcctttcaaatattttattcctaaAATCAAAATCATATACATAATGGTATTCCTAATTTGGTCTAGCTAAAAATAGTGTTGATTcgcaattgagtttaattttttatagatGACATAGTTAAATCTTTTATGATATTGAATTCAAAAACATTGTTTGTGTATAAATAAACAGTAGACACCTACTCAAATAAAGATGTTAAAAACATCTTCTTATGAAGAGTCTTGTGTTAAAAGTGTGCTTTATTTGTTTAGCCACACTTTAgagaaagataatatttttgtaacataTCAAAATCAAACTCTTCAATTCATCATCTAATGGTAGAAAAGATACATCTTTACATAAAGATAATTGTAACATTTTTATAGTAGTATCCATCTAAACAGTATATACCTAATTAGCAAATAGTAATTCATTTTGCAATTGGCCTAAAGAAGTCTCATTGTCTAATCATCATATTGGAATCTTATTCGCGAGGCACCACGACCTCAAGAGTCAAGTCTTATGTTAGTAAGGTcaactaattttcattattggcGGCTCAAAGTCAAACAACATTCATGCCACGCAATAAACAGTAACACCATTCAAGCCTAATGCCCTAATCTAATAATGAAGTAACCATGAATTGCAAATGCATAATGAAAAGGGGCCATTCAGTAAGCCATTTAAGAATGAGACCGAACATCGACGATGCCATCTCCATTTCCGTCTAGATTCTAAAACTACACAAAACTCCTTTCTGCATAATTTGTGCGATTTTAATTTATGACTCTGTTTGATAAACACAGACATGATCATATTTAGCGGCAAACACCATAGTCACAAAAGTAATTAAGCTAACGGGCAAAAACAATAGAGAACATTTGTATTTCATTAATTTATAGGAAAAATTCAAAACGCAGTCTTCAATTGCGTTTTCAATTGGATCTGTACACTAATTTTATTTCTGAGTTTTCAATTGCACTATTTTAAATCTTATATTGAACTATAGACTTTAAATAAGTCCTTAAACTTATTTTCAGTATGAGTCAACAGTTGAGCTATTGATCTGGCATAGCCACTCTCACGGTGACATTATTAACGGCTAGGTGACATGAACATGTGATGACCATGCTCCAATTTAGTCTTTGTCTTTATGTATAAACCTTAAACACAGTTTAAAtcccatcttcttctacttctgcatttttcttccatctttttcgatttcttcttcttcttccaacacTGCTCCAATTTAGTCTCTGTCACGTACCACAACTTCTTTTCTTTCTAAAATCTCAGGTGTTGGCACTTCATGCTCCATGAACACATCCACAAGatcattatttttcttagcaAAGAAACATATCTCTCTTAACTCCCCCATCATTGTTTAATCTTCTCAGTTCAACCTCCAGACTCCTACTTGAAACAAGTCACCAacatttttttatcttgttgtatCCAAATTCTTTATGGTAATTCCTAATATAGAAAATTAAATCTCTAACATATCTTCATTAATATCATTCAAACAATTTTTGTTATCGGGAGAATAGACCatcattcctttttcatttttttgaaagcTTCCCCCGTGATGGAGCATGATGTTAAGTAGAATTTTCATCTTCATAGAAATAAAggtcaaacaaattaaattaactcAATGACCATCACTAAAACCAAAAGTCAACAGTTCACATATCATGTTTacggccaaaaaaaaaaaatctgttccattaacaaaaaataaagcaTTCAAAACCCCCACCCTAATAAAACAACAATTGAAACTCTAAACCTTCAACAACGATGAAAACAACCCAATCACATACAAAAAGAAAACTAACTAAACccatgaattatatatatatggttagTGAACAAAATTTTGCTGTATACTAACATCGCTAACATCCACAATGGTGTTTCCTCTTGTTCACACGAACTCAGTGAACTCAACGGCGACACTAGTAGTCTCCCAAAATTACTAAAATCGCAAATCACACCACCTTCGTCATTGTCAGAATAAGACGGAGACGAAGTGTTGAGTGTTGgaaaaaagaagggaaagaatTGTGAATGATCGAAACACGTGTCTCCAACATTTTTTTTCCTCATGCAACTAAAATGGTGACATTTTTGTCTCACTAGGTGCCAAAACCTTAAACGACGTCGTCCCTTACGTCTAGTGTGGTAGTAATTGTGCCACATTAGTACTCCGATTCACTGACTCATGCAGGAAATGGGTTTGGAGACTTGTACAGAGCCCGGAGTTCAATCTGAAGTCTCAAAATGGTGCAATTAAAAACCCAGGGATTAAATTAATATACAAACCTAATTTGAGATTATTcaagaaattaattttgatttgagaaatcttttaatttttttttattttttatggtatCCTAGACCTCAGCTAGTTCAACGgtctaaaaattaatttatggtGAATCTAAACTTCAATTAACCAACAAATTACTATATCTACATAATAGAATTTAAATCATAATACTTAAATGAAGAGAGAATTGGTTACACAACTAAACGAAGTGGGttattctgttttttgttttcatatGTGCCAAAGGCCCAATATGTTATGTTTTTGGCTAACAGTCTATATTTTGTGGGTtgccacaaaaaaaaaagagaataaaaatgcAAAACACTTTATCATACTTAAAGCAACAGAACCCTGACCAAAAAAAACGCACCGGAAAGATATAGTTCTGCATATTACGAATAAAAACTAAATGGAGGAAACTACATCACCATTGTTTTCCCGGGAATTGTTGCAATCGAATCCACATCCACACTGGGGGCATTGGAGAAAGTTGTTGACGGCAAAGTCGGCGGAGGCAATACCAACGGAGAATTGGAGTTCATCATCGTTACGAGTGACCTCAACGATGTTAAGCCACAAGAGTGCAACCTTGACACTCACACCCTTCAGCTTCGCCAACCTACCTTTCGAGATCACTCCCTTGATGGTGGATTTGTACTTGAGCTCGTAAGATTCAATGCTGAAGCTGCAAGTTCCATTCAAATACGCAGTGAACTGACCCGTCTTTGCGTCAAGCTCATACCCGGTTGCACCCTTGGGAAGAAGACCCACTGGAAAATCGTACTGTTCTAGAACATCGTATGCTGTTAGCTTCTGATCTTCTTGCTGGGATGCGAGTGAAACTGTGGCGTATAGAAGGACACATACGAGTGCAACTGAGGATTTCATTATCGCTTGCGTTTGATGACAATGGAAAACTTGTTTCCTTATAGGTTGAGGGCTGGACATGTTGAGATCAAGACACGACCATTGATCATAATAAATAAATGCAGAACATATATGTCCTATAACAAAATTTATGTGGCACTGCTTGAATTGCATTACTGTTTTCGACTTCATGCATGTTTTCGTTGCCACTTTGTTGATGAGGTCAATATCAATATTCTAATAATGCGTGCAACTCGCGTAGCACGTGGCAAGGTTCTTCAGAGTGGAGGAGTTCTACAAGATGACGAGGTGGAAGGAAAAATATTTGGATTATtatattgagtttaattttcGTACTCAAAAAGAgtttttcatgaaaaaaaaaatatatatatatatattgtcataTTATGAATAAATCTAATTAGAtgatgtataaaatattttacattatcaaTGCCTAAAAACATTGATCCCTAacatagcgtttgttttgaggagacttagtattgtgtttgttagttcagagactggtactaaaatttctgtctctatctctaaaatttcagtatttcagtacctccaaaaaatagggacacagggactgaaatttttagagatggagactaaaactttaataatattttatacctaaaatactttcatttcaattaattaattccaattttaccctttgtgcaaattaaattagagtttcattcttgtttcaattcctgtctcctattttgcaccaaacagaatactgagatttatttcaatccctgtctcttgGTCTCTGTCTCTAAGTCTCattctttccgtctctgtctctccaccaaacgctacctaatagacagctttttaatttgtttaaaatactttttaaatacAATGTTagtgtataaatatattaatatttatttattttttgtatagaaTGGTGATGTAATGGACTCAACACATCTGATTGATTTACAAAGTATATAAAATCGTTTTACTTATAATTGACCTTTACTGGGATAAAATTTTGTTGCTGTATATCATTATGCAAGAAATAAGTAAAAGTGTAAAACAAACTATATAATGTAGATAATGGATGACTTggtgtataatttttttctttgaacaACTAGTATTTAGAGCTCATTTTAGTCTTCTCATTCTCAACAATCACAAAACACAGACTGAGCGCAAACACGCACACACGCTTCAAGCACACTTGAGGCATTACCTCAGGTTACAGCATTCCCattgagaaactgagaaagagagtttattttcttttcttttcttttttcgggGGGTAGTTGAGAAACAAAGTCGATCGGCTATAAGTTAATCCAAATATATACGTAATTCTTCTGCCATGGATGAGAATCAAGGTTTTAGTTTCTATCAACCAACAGGACCTGTTTGTGCAAATATTACATGGCTCGTCATCCTTAGAGGTCAGGACACATCGAAGTGATTGGTGAGGCATCTACAAATGACAAGCAACTACGAGTTATCATCAATAAGACGCATGAGAGACACTGAAGAATGGATCTCATTATCAAACTCCTGATTTGATGCTAGGACTAGAACTCCTAGCAGAATATTATGAGATTTGGTTTCATAATATTCCACTTTATAACCAGCCATTATATATTATGTGAAAAAGAGAAACTATTATATTCTCCATGATATAGGAAATGGACAAATATTCCTAATAAATTAGGTTACACGgttttaaaatttgagaaaatCCAGCAGGAATTTGTCAATATTCAGTAGTTGTTATTTGACAAGTCAGAAATGAGATTAATCCTTCATCTACCTAGTTTATACGTCTATAATCTATTTTCTCTCTTCACATTACTTGGTCATGTGACTGcccaaaccttagataatccaTTCCCATTTAGTTGACATAATAGATACAAATAACAAATATAAGCATGTAACCAAGTAAAGATGCAGGCATATAAAGATATGTGAAATTACTATATTAGCCCACTTATCCTGGACTTCTGTTCACATCTAAGTTCTAGCCCATACCTGATATCTCCAATTAGCCCTTAAATTCTTTGATCATTAACAATTGGAATCCATATATAGAAACTCACCGCACCTTTCAAGTTTTAACCCATCCTCTTGTTTGGTTTCAATTTGAAGTAAGAAATTCGATTTGCATCACACCTCACAGTCGTATATTGGGGTCCCAATTTGCTAGGAATTGATTTCCTTCCAAAGCTCTGGAGCTTCAATGTTTTGATTTAGCTCACTGATCGATATAATAACTACATTATTAAACATTGTGAATTACAAGGGGAGCATCTTACAACTTGAAATTCTAAACCCTAATACCTATGTAAGGCCTTTTTTCCTATTGGATGCAGGGGTCTCATTATCCATGTTCCTGGTTTAGATATATGGCAATCATGGCAGCAGAATTCAAAAAGTAATCTCATCACAAGTTCACAACAAACGAAGGCTCAAACCAATGATTATGAATTTATGCTATATTCATACATCTGAGTTAACAGTCAAAGAATGCATTACAATCAAGATTGGCATCGAGTAACAAAGATATAAATGTCAAAGCAATGATCACGATATGTGCATTAATCTAAGGTCAGCAGGAACTTTAGGACTAAGATGCACCATGCAAGTATGTAAACATTAAAGAGATGAAAACAGAATGTGGTCCTTTTTTTGGTAGCTCAGTAATAAATGAGGGCACGGGAGATGTATGGATAATGACAAGGTTCGCTGTTTATCATCCAATTTTTTCCCCTTATTCCCAACCACCTCATTCATATTCCTTTGGAGGCTGCCTCAGAGATTTACTAGCCTCTGGCAATTGGCAAGCCCATGAATCCTCAGCCAGGCCTTTCCAAATATAAAACAACGAATATGTTCCAATTTAGGTTTCACAAACCTACTGATGAAAGCCAAATTAAGAATTCAAAACAAATATGATAGTACTTATGAGTATTTTAGTCGAACACAAAAATTGAACATAGGGATCATACATTTCAGACAAATTCTTTGAAAATCTcaaaagaagtggagaagataaGCAGGCCTTAACCAAATAATTTTAtgaatgagttgataacaaaTAATTCACAAAGTCAAAATGGGACTAAAGACAAAACCAGAAGATGAAACAAGGGGAAGGGGAAAGAGCTTACATACAGCTTTGAGCTTAATCAGCTAACATCCTTAAGCCTTTTTATCAATGTATCCAGAGATTTCTTCTTTGGATTCTGCCTGGCTCCACGACTACCAAAGGTTCCAAAGAGCCGATCAGAAGGATCCCTCAACTTCTCTGAAACAATCACTACTTTCCTATGGTCCAAAGTATTGTAACTCCTCTCCCTAATCACTGCATTCAAGAAGTTCTCTGGATGATTGCTTAATAGCAAATTAACCAATTGCCTTGACTCAGCAAGCGCCATCTTCAATTCATCAGCATCTCCATCGGCAAAAAGGGAGGCCTGATTATCAGCAAATTGTTCTAAAAGCCGGATGTCCACATCAAATCCAATAATAGCATTCACATTAAACCTCTTGACAGAGTCACTAACTAAAGCCCCAACAATCTTCTCTGATATGTGCGAAAGAACTTGCTGTAGAACTCTTTTGAGGACTTGAGTTGGCAGTATCTGTTGAGCAGTTGAAACCAAAATTTCCAAATAAATGATGACCTCATTTACATATTCATTTCCACTCTGTGGCGGCTCATCAGCCATCCAATTTACATTCTCAATAAGCAACATAAATCCATCAACCTTGGCTTTAAGTAGCCCAGAAAGGGTCTCTTCTGCAGCATCTCGAGCTTTCCTAAGTG
This window contains:
- the LOC112758535 gene encoding uncharacterized protein isoform X3, with the translated sequence MKSKTVMQFKQCHINFVIGHICSAFIYYDQWSCLDLNMSSPQPIRKQVFHCHQTQAIMKSSVALVCVLLYATVSLASQQEDQKLTAYDVLEQYDFPVGLLPKGATGYELDAKTGQFTAYLNGTCSFSIESYELKYKSTIKGVISKGRLAKLKGVSVKVALLWLNIVEVTRNDDELQFSVGIASADFAVNNFLQCPQCGCGFDCNNSRENNGDVVSSI
- the LOC112758535 gene encoding uncharacterized protein isoform X2, producing MKSKTVMQFKQCHINFVIGHICSAFIYYDQWSCLDLNMSSPQPIRKQVFHCHQTQAIMKSSVALVCVLLYATVSLASQQEDQKLTAYDVLEQYDFPVGLLPKGATGYELDAKTGQFTAYLNGTCSFSIESYELKYKSTIKGVISKGRLAKLKGVSVKVALLWLNIVEVTRNDDELQFSVGIASADFAVNNFLQCPQCGCGFDCNNSRENND
- the LOC112758535 gene encoding uncharacterized protein isoform X1, giving the protein MKSKTVMQFKQCHINFVIGHICSAFIYYDQWSCLDLNMSSPQPIRKQVFHCHQTQAIMKSSVALVCVLLYATVSLASQQEDQKLTAYDVLEQYDFPVGLLPKGATGYELDAKTGQFTAYLNGTCSFSIESYELKYKSTIKGVISKGRLAKLKGVSVKVALLWLNIVEVTRNDDELQFSVGIASADFAVNNFLQCPQCGCGFDCNNSRENNGVWRLN